In Candidatus Abyssobacteria bacterium SURF_5, the genomic stretch ACCCGATGGTGGTCAGCAAGAGCCTGAGTTTCCCGTTTTCGAAGGGGATTCTGTCGCAGGCGCTGATCGCGATCGGAATGAAGCCGAACGAGGCTTACAAGGTGGCCGAGAAGATTGAGGCACGGCTGCTCAAGCGCAAGTCGCCTCGCATCGAGAAGGATCAGCTTAAGCGCGTGGTTTACAATGAACTGCGACGCGAACACGGGCCTGATCTCGCGAAAAAGTATCTGGAATGGAAGAAGATCACGTCTTCGCTCGTGGTGAAAGAAGGAAGTTCCGGAGTTCCGTTCTCGAAAGGGATTTTGTCGCAATCGTTGCAGGCGGCGGGGATAGAACCGAATATCTCGCATTCGCTGGCCGTCACCATTGAGAAAACGCTGCTTCGCCGGGAGAGTCTGGAGGTGACGCGAACGGAGTTGCGGGACCTCACCGTCGGGACTCTGCGCAGGAAGTACGGGTCGGCCTATGCCAATCGATATCTGCTGTGGCGGCGGCTGAAGAAGCCCGCGCGTCCCCTCATCATCCTGATCGGCGGCACAGCCGGAACCGGCAAGTCCACAATCGGGGTGGAACTCGCGCACCGGCTCGGGATCACCCGGGTCATCTCGACCGATTCGGTTCGCGAGGTCATGCGGATCATGTTTTCCACCGAGTTAATGCCCACGATTCACAAGTCTTCCTTCGATGCCTGGCGGGCTTATGACTGGCCAAGGGGCATCAAGGATGACGTCGTTATTGCCGCCTTCATGGAACAGGCCTTGCGCGTGTCGGCTGGTGTATACGCTCTGATGGATCGCGCCTTGAACGAAAAAATCAGCACAATTCTCGACGGCGTTCATCTTGTGCCGGGCTTCATAAAGCGCGATTACGGCGGCGATGCGCTCGTGTGCAAACTCGTCATTACGACAGAGGACGAGGACGTTCATCGCGAACGTTTTCTTATTCGCAGCGAGCAGACTTCCACTCGCAGCGCTGACAAGTACCTGAAGAACTTTGAGGCGATCAGAAGAATTCAGGATTTCATTGTGTTACAGGCGCACATGCACGGCGTGCCCGTTTTCGACAACGAAAGCTTCGACCAGACCGTGACCACTATCGTCAAATACCTTACGGACTTGATCAAGAACCACGATAGAACGTACCTTCATATGGCGAAATGAAAGCGTTATTCCTCATCGACGGAGAGCACTATATCCCTGTTAATCGAGACGGCATTTCTTCGGTGGCGCGCAGCCGCGGGTATGAGGCTACGGCGGCCGCATTTATCGGAGGCATGGAGAAGATCGGGACGCCGGAGGATTTGAAAGCGCTGGGGCTGCCCGTCACCATCGAGAAGGACCCGTTTACAGCCATAACGGCGGCAATCGAACGGCACCGGCCGGACATCGTTGTCGACTTGAGCGACGAGCCGGTCGTCAGCAGCCGCAGGCGCTTCGAGTTCGCCAATTTGATCATTTCACACGACATCCCGTATGAGGGCGCCGATTTTCGATTCGACCCCCCGCGGTATGAAACCGTGTGCAAGAAGCCCTCGCTTTCTGTGGGCGGCACAGGCAAGCGCGTGGGCAAGACGGCGCTGGCCGCATTCGTCGCCCGCGCCTTGAACGGGCAAGAGAATGTTCGAGCGTCGTTTACTCCGTGCATCGTCACCATGGGGCGCGGCGGCCCTCCTCAGCCGGAGGTGATCGAAGGCGGGAAAATCCGGCTGACGCCGGAGCATCTGCTGGCGGAAAGCAGGAGAGGCAAGCATGCGGCAAGCGACCACTATGAGGACGCCCTGATGACGCGGCTGACCACCGTCGGATGCCGCAGATGCGGCGGCGGTTTTTCGGGGGTGGTCTTTGTTTCGGTCGTTCCGGAAGGCGCGAAGGTGGCGAATGAACTGCCGTGCGATTTCATTGTGTTCGAGGGCAGCGGTGCGTCCATGCCCCCCGTTGCGACGGATGCGTGGATCATGGCGGTCGGCGCGAACCAGGCGATCGAATACATCACCGGCTATATGGGGCCGTATCGCATTCGTAAGAGCGACCTGTGCGTCCTGACCATGTGCGAGGAGCCGTTGGCCGATAAACAGAAGATCGCCGAAATGGAAGCCGCCATCTACCGGGTGAATCCTTCGATCCGGCTCGTGAAAACCATCTTCCGGCCGAAGCCGCTCGAGGAAATCGGGGGAGAGAGGGTTGTCCTTACGACGACCGCGCCGCCGGCTGCCGGAGAGAAGATCCGCGAGAGTCTGGAGCGGGAATACCGGTGCGATGTAGTGGCCATGAGTCATCATCTTTCACATCGACCGAAGCTGCGGGAGGATCTTGCCGCGGTTCTCGCGACAGAGAAGCCTACTGTCCTGTTGACGGAAGTAAAAGCAGCCGCGATCGACGTCGTCACTGCGATCGGCCTTGAGGCCGGCCTGCGCGTCGTATACGCGGATAATATACCGATTCCGTTGGAAGGCGAACCCGACCTGTCTGAATCGGTCCTTCATGTGGCCCATTCGGCTGTTCAACGATTTAC encodes the following:
- a CDS encoding 2-phosphoglycerate kinase, with amino-acid sequence MSAQKNMYPMVVSKSLSFPFSKGILSQALIAIGMKPNEAYKVAEKIEARLLKRKSPRIEKDQLKRVVYNELRREHGPDLAKKYLEWKKITSSLVVKEGSSGVPFSKGILSQSLQAAGIEPNISHSLAVTIEKTLLRRESLEVTRTELRDLTVGTLRRKYGSAYANRYLLWRRLKKPARPLIILIGGTAGTGKSTIGVELAHRLGITRVISTDSVREVMRIMFSTELMPTIHKSSFDAWRAYDWPRGIKDDVVIAAFMEQALRVSAGVYALMDRALNEKISTILDGVHLVPGFIKRDYGGDALVCKLVITTEDEDVHRERFLIRSEQTSTRSADKYLKNFEAIRRIQDFIVLQAHMHGVPVFDNESFDQTVTTIVKYLTDLIKNHDRTYLHMAK
- a CDS encoding 2,3-diphosphoglycerate synthetase, which encodes MKALFLIDGEHYIPVNRDGISSVARSRGYEATAAAFIGGMEKIGTPEDLKALGLPVTIEKDPFTAITAAIERHRPDIVVDLSDEPVVSSRRRFEFANLIISHDIPYEGADFRFDPPRYETVCKKPSLSVGGTGKRVGKTALAAFVARALNGQENVRASFTPCIVTMGRGGPPQPEVIEGGKIRLTPEHLLAESRRGKHAASDHYEDALMTRLTTVGCRRCGGGFSGVVFVSVVPEGAKVANELPCDFIVFEGSGASMPPVATDAWIMAVGANQAIEYITGYMGPYRIRKSDLCVLTMCEEPLADKQKIAEMEAAIYRVNPSIRLVKTIFRPKPLEEIGGERVVLTTTAPPAAGEKIRESLEREYRCDVVAMSHHLSHRPKLREDLAAVLATEKPTVLLTEVKAAAIDVVTAIGLEAGLRVVYADNIPIPLEGEPDLSESVLHVAHSAVQRFTAKEAR